The nucleotide window TAACTTCTTTCTTAGCCCATGTCCATCCTAAGGTCCATCCCGGATTCATTATGTGTCGAAACATTtggaaattgtggattgttACCGTCGcctgataaataaaaaatgcataatCATATACAGGAGATAGAGTTAGCGCCTCTTTGAATTGactaattttatcttttgttatagaaataacttatacataaacacgTATATGATATGCGCtttattaaattgtttatccaatCGTAACCTTAGTAGGGATAAACTTTTCGAGAAACACTTATAAGGAACGAAAAGTTGAAATGAGCCATGCAATATTTGAGTCTTGTTTATCGATTTTTGTTCTTCAAGATATTGACCTCGTGCAATCGTAGAGATTAATTTAGTCAGGAAAAACCGCAACGGCGACAAAACTCTAAAATGATAGTTACAAGTCTTTTAAATTAATGGCTTATCATGTAAACTCTATGAACTTTGTAAGGGCTTTTTTTCTTAAGTGAAGAACCAAACAATTCTCTAACTATATATGTTGGAATTTTAATTTGCttagaaaatataaaacaagTAGCAATGGAGTTTGTACTTACCACATAACCATCTGGTGTCCAAGACATAACATCCCATTTGATTGTTATATTTCCATTTGGATCCAAAGGATCATAAGCAactatgattaaaaaaacacaaaaaaaaaagaaattaaatactTATATAAAgtgaaaaaactaataaaataaataattagttaAATTACATATATCACCTGCATAAGAGACTAATACAAGAACACAAAAAGATGATATAACAAGCTTCATTAGTGAATAATGTGTTTGATATTATCAATCTTAAgctaaatgaaaataaaaataaaaatattgaggtTTGGAGATATAATTTAGTGGCAAAATGCTATGAACATTGAATGTATAGTATTgtagagaaggaaaaaaatgctTCTAGGGAATTCTAGTTATGGCTTTACTCACCAAATGGTTGTTAGAAACCTacacatttttattgatatatatCACTATCTTATACTTAAGATTTCAGTTAAAGTTTCCACATCTTAAAGCAACCGCTACAGACTAGAACAGAAGGGATGTTTAAAAGTGAACATAACACTTCAACTGTTGtgtttgaatgcatgaaaagTTCTTTGATCAAGGAAACTTAACAaagttcaaaaatatataaaatagaaattaaggtttatttgaaaaataggaAGCAAGAGTCGGTTtggtttcaaaaaaataattttcattttagatttatttaaaaaaatctaacgCGAAACTGATACACTAAATATGGAGAAGAGTATTTGGACTCGAGCACTACATTTGTTATTAGtgataaaaatttgaattcaaacttggaagaaaaataaatattaatctaacaattaattactaacatttgttattaaaaaaaataagaagaaaaaacaatcctagttctttttctttaatatttttttctctttcttgtttGCATACACAATTTTCtcatttctttgattttctttttctcctgATTATGGACGATTGGTTGATTGAAATAATGAAATTGTTGAATGAATTTGGCATGAGATGAAATAAAATGTTGTTCtaacactttctttttttgaaatggatattaattaattatatgaagtgatattaattaaacaatttgaGATGGATATTAATCATATGAAGGGATCAAATCAAATAACTCCTATGAAAAATTATAGAACTTATACATCTCAAAAGTGACTAAGATCCAAATGTGGAATTATTATCCTCATGTGACAACAAGTTGGTCTATTATGTACAATATGTAGTCTTTTCTGAAACTTACCAAACAAATTTAGGAACGTAAACTTTATGGTCTTGCTTGCTTTTGTGTATGTGTTGAGTCATTGAAAAAGAGTTTGAAACAAGCAAGCAACGTAGGGACAGTTAGAGAGTTCTTTTCTAATGAAAAAATGACAAACTAACAGCTTCAAAATTGAATGCTTCATAGGAAATTTTCTCAAGCACTTAATAACTTATAGTCATTTGCCAGTTGTTCAATAATCTATATAGCTTTAGGTACCAACATGTAACTAGTTTGATTCAAGTGGTAAGAGACGTAACATTTTGAGAGGTAGAACATACTTTGTGTGtctaaaaatttttttttttttttttataggttgtCAATTAAGAGTATTTGTATCTAACATaatattattgttaaaaaaaattatcctcaaCTTTTtgtatattgaaaattgaatatTCAAAAGTTTGTTGGAAATTCCGCTCCAAGCGTGATGGGGTGTGTTGGTAGTCTAACCTTTATTGCGATTTTCCCTTGTTGTCTTGTGTTGGCTTGTCTTGCGTTGAgtttgagggggtggatttagtcccacatcggtaaGACATGACTCTTGATAAAAGTTTATATAAAAAGGAGACACTCTTCACCTTACAAGCTAGTTTTTTAAGGATGAGTTGGACCTCAAATTTCAACATGATATTAGAACTTATTCAAGATCCACCGTTGGGATTCCGCAATGCCACGCTTCAAGCCCATTGGGTCTGAGCGTGAGGAGGTcccacattttcaaaatttgatgtttttaaagtctattatatttttcattttcaaaatttaatgttgtattaattttttttttcaattttcatcttaacaaattttattacatactgattttgatccaaaaatatatattccatagagataatataaaatgaaatatgaatgatcCAACTAGTCTCTATCTACCTTCATGCTAATGTTCCTTTTATTAACACATCTTTCAACACTTCCAAAAAAACACTTAGGATTGTCATCCCATTTCCATTAGTCACATAAATCACCTTTGTGACAAAGGGAACATCATCAGTGTCAACATCATCAAACTTTTGGAGGAGAAGCATGCAATTGTTATCATATGCATGCAAAATCTCTAGcttgaaaaagataaagaaagctAAAGTTGTAAAAATCATTACGTAAAATGAGTACTCAACTTTTGTATGAGTTTTTGCAACTTTAGCTTCATATTATCTTTCTCAAGCTGAAGTTTTTGTTCTAAAGAAGCGATATGATCAAAGTTGAGGCAGGTATGAAAAAACATTCAAACTCTTCTAGACTTGCTATAATAGTTCTTCCTGGGTtgatttgtcatttttttttatttttaaattgtaactTGAACAAGTGTTTTGTCATTATACTTTTTAATATTGATCTAAGTTACTTTATATTCATGAATAACTAGTTTATAGTACTTCAAATATTGTTTAAAGCCACTAACTCTTCTTCTTTTAGACTTTGTAAATTGTTATGCATcatttttaatgtaattttgtACTAGCAAGCCATTTTGTTGCTGCAACTTTAAATTTAATActaaattcaattcaatagGCAACACAACATCTTAACCATACTTGACTTAGGATTTCATGTCAATTTGGAGGCTTTTGCTTAATGTGCTTTTTAATTGCATCAATCAAGATCTTGTCAACGACTTGTCCATTAGCTTGAGCATTGAAAGACGTTGATGTTGATAACTTGACATCTTAATGTGTTTTCTAGCCTCTAATCTCATGGTTGTGTTCAAGTTTAGAAACAGTTTCTAGCCTCCAATCTCATGGTTCTAATGCATTAGTGTTCAAGTTTCGAAAAATGCATTATAAAATTGCTCTTTGACCTTCAATAATCTTATGAAAGTGTTTTCTTATGATTTTATATCCGTTAGTATTTTGGGCTAATTCGTTTGCTTGAATGTTTTCTTGTCAAGGTATATATTCCAAAACTACCACATCAAACTTTGAAATTAATCTATTAGCTATTTCAAAATATCTATAGAGATTAAGACTTTCACACTTGTAATTAAGTTTTAATTGACAGTTTATGACCAAATAACTCAAGATAAGCTATCCAAGCTTCATATTTTACTTCATTATTTAAACATTTGATTGATAATTTGCacatgaattttgttttttattcttgttcaaaatcatcattgctATCAATGGAATAATTAGCTAATAAATCAACAATTACTTGGCCTCTCATTCCTCTCAATGGAACAACATGAGTCAATGAAAATTGAGTTATAGAGCTGGTGCCCATTTGCCTACTCTACTAtctaaaataagtttttgataGTATGTGTTTTACTATACAACATAGTGAGAAGTTACCATCACCTCAAAAGGTTTTACGTAATACTTTTAGCTTTGTACAAGAGtaatataaagataaatagaattttttttgaatatctTTTGATGCTCAGAGTTTCGTTATTAGACTCTTTTGTTGACGCATTATATATCTCTATATCTCTTtttctaagatatgtttttATCAAAAGAGATTAATCAAATTAAGATTTTGCCAATTCCTGTTGTTGACCTACTCTATATCTCTCTTAATTTCACTAATCTCTTTTGATAATTTCTGATTTTGCCATTAATAATAAAACTTTATAACATACCTAAATAGTATTATTAGAATATAATTATTAGACCAAACGGTCAATTATTGCATGAAAGGAAAGGTAATGTTAATTAAGTTGGGTTTTGTAACAGAAATAAAATCAAGTTGCGTTTTTATTgtcaaatcaaacaaatatttcatgtatttaaaattagattttgtaaaaaaaacgtAATTAAAATTAGATAATAAATGTGGACGCAcccatgaaaaaaaataattgataatctGGAGTCTCAAAATTCTTTTCACAAtaacattatatattttttttagaaaaattggagaataagaaattattaataataacggTAAGAATAATGACTATTTTACCAGtctcaattttttgaaaaaaattaaatgtatatggtttgttaaatttattaaacCTTTTCAAATTGGTCTTCAacttttctaaaatttaaaattgatacatttttttaagggaaaaattgatacatttttttaattctcaCTATGCACcatatttctttataatttttttataaagttatttctttataatttaatccctttttttaaaaaacaaatggtCTATTTATTAATAAGCCTTAATTTTAATactgtttattattttattttttgaagaagaatactatttattattattgaattaagttttccaaaaaaaaaagatatttatttGCTCTAGCCCAACAAAATTCTTTATAAATAAGGATAAttcaattgaaatatttttttaatacacaTGTTAAAGGACATTCCAACATCTTAATGCCCTTACTTAGGTCACAAACTTGCGTTATCAAGCTTGACATTCAATTGAAGTAtttgaattgtttaaaattttaattttcctaTAATTTTCTATTACTGTTAACCAACCAACACAcgcttttctttttatttattagggAACCATCACTTAAATGAGAAAAGTCATAGAAAAACCCATTTTAAATGAAAGATATATAAGACTTCTTTGACGCAAGCCCCGTTATTTTATATCATCtctaaagaaaaaattgtcCAATAATTTTTTCCAAGCCCCAAAAATCATCTAGAACTATCATGTTCGTAATCATGTAGTCtatatgtgtttaatttttgaaagacACTTAATCACTTCTACTACATCGATATTTACAACTATCAACCGTCACGTTGGATCTCTCGCAAGCTTCATCTCCAACCTTGCTTCCAGAGTTTCAATCATCATTACTTACTCGATGCACAACCTATTATATGCAACATCAACTAAAAACTCGTCATGGTAATACTTTATGACATACATAAATCATTTCATGGTAATATAAATTTATGATACAACTTTATGACTAAAATCTCGTCACATGTAAGAATCTTACTCTCATGTattcaaatcatataataaattcacacacactctaaaaataattacattCCTTAATATAAAAGACTGAATTTACtcgaaagaaagaagaaggtaTGTATGATGGttccaacaataaaaaaatccaatagTCTAAGTTCAACAAAGAGGTAACCAGTAATCTAAAgtttaattgaaatataaataaaaaaaaatctaaaagtaacaaaaaattaGGCCTTTTGAGTTTATGGTACAagaaaacattttgaaaaatgtaattttttttcttttacaaatgagaaaaatgttaaaaattctaAGTAGGGTTTTCAATTTAGATATTTAAAACCCATGTACTATAAAAACGGTTTCTTTCTTATGTTGTTGGTTGCTGCAGAATCTCGTACTCTTAAACTGCAACTGAACCTAGTTCGTGCAACAAATCCGTTTCCCATTTTCAAATCTTTCTGTACTTCTTCTAACTGcacagaagaagaaaagaagaaaattgaacaaACCCAGGATTTGTTTTTGCAAGATATAAGCAAAACAATGGCTAcaaatttggatgattttacAGTTATTAAGGAAGGTGAAGCTGAGATTCTTATGAGTAAGAAAAATAAAGTCTTTTTCAATAAGGCTCAGGtaattaaaaagtttgtttttttattcccTTTTTCTTATAATTGGATTTGAAATCAGGGTTTTGATGAAAAAccctaattgaaaattttgattttttagtgtCTGATGTTTGGTTTATGGTGAAAGAAATGATGGGTTTTGTACAAAATTGAAACTTGAGTAATGGGTTTTGTACAAAATTGGAAATCATGGTTTTGATGTAAAACCCTAAttgaattttaatgaatttgaatCCAATGTTTGGTTTATGGTGTAAAATATGATGGGTTGTGAACAAAATTGAAACTTGAATATCGGATGATGCtgattttggaatttttgtgAAATGATTTTGGATTTATTGGTGATTTTGATTGTTAATTGGATTAGTAAAGGAGTTTTTTGGTTAGATTTTATTAGATACAATCATTTCCACTTAGGATATGTTTTGGAATGACTTTGAATTTGACCAAATCAGGGTGGCAATGTGATTTTGTTACAGCTCCAAAGTATagtttttgccaaaatcacTTTCAATACAAACATgcacttattttttttgtgtttctaTGTAATTCCTTTgtattttataattgtttttggtGTGAAATGATAAGAAATCAACTTTTGTTTAGGGTAGATTGAACATATATTCATTCTGGTTTTGTGATTTTCAGGTTAATAACAGGGATTTGTCTATTGCTGTTTTGAGGGCATTTATATCGAAAAGGAAGCAAGAGCATGAAGAATATTTGTCAAAGAAAGCAAAAGGGGCAAAGAAAGCATCTGAAAATGATACTTCTGAAATGGCTGTGGAGGAAGTTGATAACAAAACTCCACCAGAAGATCATAAGTCAAATGGAAAATGCGAGTTAGCGGAAGAGACATCTCCTGGAGAATCATGCACTACAATGGAAGGTTCAGTCAAGATCGATGAAGAATGTGGTGCTGATGAAGAGCAAGTTGATGATTCGGAAGGAAAAAGACCGGCAGAGCTGGAGCCACCTAGGGTTCTTGAGGTTCCGTTTGCTCCTTTAGACGTCCTTTAAATAACTCATTTATGTTATTCACGCATCACCATCACTGTTGTTAATTCAATACCTGATTTAACTTATTTGCTCTCTCTACATTGAATCCGAAACTAGAGTCATGTGTATAACTGCTCTTTTATTTGTCTGCATATAGGCCTTGTCTGCTTCTGGTTTAAGGGCTCTCAGATATGCTCGTGAAATAGAAGGGATTGGTCAGGTTGTTGCTCTGGACAACGACCCAGGTGCTTAACCGATTTATGAGTTTAcatgaaataaatttataaaccaACATCTGGCACTTAGTGGTTGGTCTGCTAATTGGGCCCTTATAATTGCTACTCTTGTTTGAGATGAGTGCTTTTTCTTTGATTATTAAGCTTATGCATCTGCATGCTTACTCTTGATTTTTGTTTCTTGCAGCATCTGTCGAAGCTTGCAGAAGGAACATTAAATTCAATGGTTCCGTTGCAGTTTCCAAAGTGGAATCTCATCTTGCTGATGCTCGTGTGTATATGCtagaaaaccctaaaaaatttgatGTGGTAAGTTGCTTGCGACAATTATGCActtttattcatctttttaatcaaTGTTGTTAAATAAACGTGTTGTCCTATAGCGTAGCATGATTTGAATAAACTGCTATCTGCGTGACTGCAGGTGACAAAACTGCTTTTAATATAATGAAAATACACTTTTGACGCTGTTTACATTTTTCTGTTTTCCAGGTTGATCTTGATCCATATGGTTCGCCTTCTGTGTTTCTTGATTCGGCAGTTCAATCTGTTGCTGATGGAGGTATACTGATGTGTACTGCAACAGATATGGCTGTACTCTGCGGTTCAAATGGGGAGGTCTGCTATTCAAAGTAATGTTAATACTCTTATTGACTATGAACTTTCTTTGCACCATTGTTTGTTTCGTGAACCTGTCTTCTAATGACTGATTTTTACATCAGATATGGATCATACCCGACGAGAGGAAAATATATCCATGAAATGGCCTTGAGGATCGTTCTTGCTTCCATTGAGGTATATATCTGAAGCACTTTATAATGAAATCGGTAATAGTTTAATTGGATTCTGTTTGTTACGGActatttgagaaaaaaatcatatttgtgTAAGCAACAATTAAAACCACCAAAATTTACTTTTAGTTAAACCACTTGGAATTTTATATAAGTTCCAAGGGAGTTGCTGCTTAGCTAAAAATAGCCTCTTCGAGTTCCAAGAGAATTCCTGCTTAACTTCTATAAAATAACAAGAGAGTTGCTGCTTAATTTGTTATTTAGAATTTTAGATCTAATGAATATCTATAcgtttttttaatatacttatGATATTTGTTCTTAATATAATGCAGAGTCATGCTAACCGATACAAGCGGTATATTGTTCCTGTGCTATCATTTCAAAAGGACTTCTATCTTCGTGTTTTTGTGCGCATATACACGTAAGTCCTCTTAGTTTTGCAGTCATGTCTTTTAGCAAATATTTTGTTAGTGTGATCTTTATCAAATCACACcatataattttgtttctaaCTGAAAGATTAAATACTTGATTGCAGTTCCGCAAGTGCTATGAAAGAAACTCCTTTGAAGCTTTCATATCTCTATCAGTGCACTGGTTGCGATTCTTTCCACCTTCAACCCCTGGGGAGGACCATTTCCAAGGTATGTATCATGTTCTAGTCTGTTATTGGCACCATATTCGACACCTAAGTACATTGAAAttcatgtttgtttttatttgtaaaaacaataacccaattggaagacaaaataaCCTATTCTGATCCACTATATTCTACATTCTCCTTGTGTGCCTATTGTAAGTATGTTATTCTAACATGCCCTGTTAGGGTCTATTTGATTGGATGAGCTTATCAACTCCATAAGCACTGgagagactgtttgggagatcttatgacatgtccgaaagctgttttcagcttatttgcATAAACTCTTCAAgacagcttatgaaaacaactgataacatttataaaaatagtttcgatttcattttatcttttgctatataaatagcttatacatCAGAACTTATGtgataagcgcttaattaagttgtttgttCAATCAGGGCCATGCTATGTTCAAGTGTTGCTTTATTTTGATTGACTAGACTATCATTGATGTCTTAAGTGGCgaccatattttaattttaactttttttctttcttttcttttcttttcagaaTACTAGTGTCAGACATTTGCCTGGATACGGTCCTGCTGTTCCTCAAGAATGCACTGATTGTGGGAGAAAGTTCA belongs to Medicago truncatula cultivar Jemalong A17 chromosome 6, MtrunA17r5.0-ANR, whole genome shotgun sequence and includes:
- the LOC25495421 gene encoding probable tRNA (guanine(26)-N(2))-dimethyltransferase 1 — translated: MYYKNGFFLMLLVAAESRTLKLQLNLVRATNPFPIFKSFCTSSNCTEEEKKKIEQTQDLFLQDISKTMATNLDDFTVIKEGEAEILMSKKNKVFFNKAQVNNRDLSIAVLRAFISKRKQEHEEYLSKKAKGAKKASENDTSEMAVEEVDNKTPPEDHKSNGKCELAEETSPGESCTTMEGSVKIDEECGADEEQVDDSEGKRPAELEPPRVLEALSASGLRALRYAREIEGIGQVVALDNDPASVEACRRNIKFNGSVAVSKVESHLADARVYMLENPKKFDVVDLDPYGSPSVFLDSAVQSVADGGILMCTATDMAVLCGSNGEVCYSKYGSYPTRGKYIHEMALRIVLASIESHANRYKRYIVPVLSFQKDFYLRVFVRIYTSASAMKETPLKLSYLYQCTGCDSFHLQPLGRTISKNTSVRHLPGYGPAVPQECTDCGRKFIMGGPIWSAPIHDQEWVASIIEDVNRMKSSYPAYEHISAILNTISEELPDVPLFLSLHNLSSTLKCTSPSAVIFRSAVINAGYRISRTHVCAIGLKTDAPMSVIWDIMRCWVKNHPIKGQPADQPGSIILSKEPVLQVNFARAVASLSKAQAKKVARFLPNPERNWGPKLRAGRTVTSKHISLLGEAALNEALNHEQDNEEEPKSKKPKIEEDNNATS